The uncultured Ilyobacter sp. genome has a segment encoding these proteins:
- a CDS encoding mannose-1-phosphate guanylyltransferase, with translation MLTALIMAGGSGERFWPLSTKERPKQLLKLVSDKSMIRETVDRILPMIPAERIFIGTNIIQAPAVKEELPFLPEENIIIEPAFKDTAAAIGYGATYIKEHLKENGELTMVVLASDHLIKNEDNFRKRMETAVNSAKKDGSIVTLGIKPTKPETGYGYIEVDGECYIGEPAVVRRFWEKPNEERAERYIDAGNYLWNSGMFIFEIKTILEAMEKHMPKHYAVLEDIGEIIGTNKIIEGNTQDQIKEKFEEFEKMSIDFGIMEKADNIKVIPVDFGWNDIGSFPALEDVFDKNENGTICKIANLIEINSKNNIVLGNGKRLIATVGINDTVVVETENSILVCHKDEAQNIKKILKELKI, from the coding sequence ATGTTAACAGCACTTATAATGGCTGGTGGGAGTGGTGAGAGATTTTGGCCTCTTTCTACCAAGGAGAGACCAAAGCAACTTCTGAAGCTTGTATCTGATAAATCTATGATAAGAGAGACTGTAGACAGGATACTTCCTATGATACCTGCAGAGAGGATATTTATAGGGACCAATATTATACAGGCTCCTGCAGTGAAAGAAGAACTTCCATTTTTACCTGAAGAAAATATAATAATAGAGCCTGCCTTCAAAGACACAGCAGCAGCAATAGGATATGGTGCTACTTACATTAAAGAACATCTAAAAGAAAATGGGGAACTAACCATGGTTGTCCTGGCTTCTGATCACCTTATAAAAAACGAAGATAATTTCAGAAAAAGGATGGAGACAGCTGTAAATTCTGCCAAGAAAGACGGATCTATAGTTACTCTGGGGATAAAACCTACGAAACCTGAAACTGGCTATGGTTATATAGAGGTAGATGGAGAATGTTACATAGGAGAACCTGCAGTTGTGAGAAGATTTTGGGAGAAGCCAAATGAAGAGAGAGCCGAGAGATATATAGATGCAGGAAATTATCTTTGGAACAGTGGTATGTTTATATTTGAGATAAAAACTATATTAGAGGCAATGGAAAAACATATGCCAAAACATTATGCTGTTTTAGAAGATATTGGTGAAATAATTGGCACAAATAAAATAATTGAAGGAAATACACAGGATCAAATAAAAGAAAAATTTGAAGAGTTTGAGAAAATGTCAATAGATTTTGGGATTATGGAAAAGGCTGACAATATAAAGGTAATACCTGTGGATTTTGGATGGAATGACATAGGAAGTTTTCCTGCTTTAGAAGATGTTTTTGATAAAAACGAAAATGGTACCATATGCAAAATAGCCAACTTGATAGAGATTAATTCTAAAAATAATATAGTATTAGGAAATGGGAAGCGTCTCATAGCCACAGTGGGAATAAATGATACTGTAGTAGTAGAGACTGAGAATTCTATATTGGTGTGCCATAAGGATGAAGCTCAAAATATAAAGAAAATATTGAAAGAGCTGAAAATCTGA
- a CDS encoding VanZ family protein — protein MKKYFSVIISILIMIIIFKFSSEDIGRSLKHSDTISRLIRSIFSDGIFLSVRKLAHFFIYFFLATFLQLNFSDNCRKSRNKITVILIVFIYACSDEFHQSFVSGRGSRFTDVLIDSAGGMTSILMIEMWRRFKERRSDHQWTLVKNK, from the coding sequence ATGAAAAAGTATTTTTCTGTAATTATATCTATTTTAATTATGATTATTATATTTAAATTTTCCAGTGAAGATATAGGAAGATCTTTAAAGCACTCAGATACGATATCGAGACTCATAAGATCTATTTTTTCTGATGGGATATTTTTGTCTGTCAGAAAGCTTGCTCATTTTTTCATTTACTTCTTTCTGGCTACTTTTTTACAGCTCAACTTTTCTGATAATTGCAGAAAAAGTAGAAATAAAATCACAGTAATTTTGATAGTTTTTATCTATGCCTGCTCTGATGAGTTTCACCAAAGCTTTGTATCAGGGAGAGGATCCCGATTTACAGATGTTCTTATAGATAGTGCCGGAGGGATGACCTCTATTCTTATGATAGAAATGTGGAGAAGGTTTAAGGAGAGAAGATCTGACCACCAATGGACACTAGTAAAAAATAAATAA
- the recR gene encoding recombination mediator RecR, with product MATKSLERLIDEFNKLPGIGRKSATRLAFHVLEMDEIEVNRFAEAIKNVKSSVKKCVICGNFGEEETCDVCQDEYRSNEIICVVEDTRDIVSFEKAKKYRGRYHVLNGKIDPLNGMTPDKLNIKSLVKRVAAGDVKEVILATNPDLEGETTAMYLTNLLKPFGIKVTKIASGIPIGGNIEFSDTATISKALEGRQEV from the coding sequence ATGGCTACTAAATCCCTTGAAAGATTGATAGATGAATTTAATAAACTTCCTGGTATAGGAAGAAAAAGTGCAACCAGGCTTGCATTTCATGTGTTGGAGATGGATGAGATAGAGGTAAACCGTTTTGCAGAAGCTATAAAAAATGTGAAGTCTTCAGTGAAAAAATGTGTAATTTGTGGGAATTTCGGCGAAGAGGAAACCTGCGACGTGTGCCAAGATGAGTACAGAAGCAATGAGATAATCTGTGTGGTAGAGGACACCAGAGATATAGTTTCCTTTGAGAAGGCTAAAAAGTATAGGGGGAGATACCATGTTTTAAACGGCAAAATAGATCCTCTAAACGGTATGACTCCAGATAAGCTGAATATAAAATCTCTGGTGAAGAGGGTGGCAGCCGGGGATGTAAAGGAGGTTATACTTGCTACGAACCCTGACCTAGAGGGGGAGACTACGGCAATGTATCTGACCAATCTTCTAAAGCCCTTTGGAATCAAGGTCACTAAAATAGCCAGTGGAATTCCCATAGGGGGAAACATAGAATTTTCAGATACAGCTACCATATCAAAGGCACTAGAGGGAAGACAGGAAGTTTAA
- a CDS encoding acetyl-CoA carboxylase carboxyltransferase subunit alpha, whose amino-acid sequence MEFEKDILELEKKIVELKEFSEAKKIDLSGEIDKLKNEYDKKMQEIYSELRPWDRVQVARHPKRPYTLDYVEHITTDFVELHGDRLYKDDPSVVAGLCKIDGKKVMIIGHQKGREVEEKIHRNFGMANPEGYRKALRLMKMAERFNLPIVTLIDTPGAYPGIEAEKHGQGEAIARNLLEMAGLKVPITAIVIGEGGSGGALAFGVADRVYMCENSIYSVISPEGCAAILFKDAAKAPEAAKSLRVSADSVLELGIIDGIIPEPVGGAHRNYNEMTENVKKQILGAISELQEKSVEELLENRYDKFRKMGAFSETTL is encoded by the coding sequence ATGGAGTTTGAAAAGGATATACTTGAATTAGAGAAAAAAATAGTAGAATTAAAGGAATTTTCTGAGGCTAAAAAAATAGATCTTTCAGGAGAGATAGATAAGCTTAAAAATGAGTATGATAAAAAGATGCAGGAGATCTACTCGGAACTGAGACCCTGGGACAGGGTACAGGTGGCTAGACACCCAAAAAGACCCTATACACTAGACTATGTAGAGCATATAACAACTGACTTTGTGGAACTTCACGGAGACAGACTATATAAAGACGACCCCTCAGTGGTTGCCGGTCTGTGTAAAATAGATGGTAAAAAAGTGATGATCATAGGTCATCAAAAGGGGCGTGAAGTGGAGGAGAAAATCCACAGAAACTTCGGCATGGCAAACCCAGAAGGGTACAGAAAGGCTCTGAGACTAATGAAGATGGCGGAGAGATTTAATCTGCCTATAGTTACCCTCATAGACACGCCTGGGGCCTATCCTGGAATCGAGGCTGAAAAACATGGGCAGGGGGAAGCCATTGCCAGAAATCTATTGGAGATGGCTGGACTGAAGGTACCTATAACTGCCATTGTAATAGGAGAAGGCGGAAGTGGAGGGGCCCTCGCCTTTGGAGTGGCTGACAGGGTCTATATGTGTGAAAACTCCATATACTCTGTAATATCTCCAGAGGGCTGTGCAGCAATATTGTTTAAAGATGCTGCCAAGGCACCTGAGGCTGCCAAAAGTCTCAGAGTATCTGCAGACAGCGTGTTAGAACTAGGAATAATAGATGGCATCATTCCAGAACCTGTAGGAGGTGCCCACAGGAACTATAATGAGATGACAGAAAATGTAAAAAAACAGATCCTCGGTGCCATCTCTGAACTTCAGGAAAAAAGTGTAGAGGAACTTCTGGAAAATAGATATGATAAATTCAGAAAAATGGGTGCATTTTCTGAAACAACCTTATAA
- a CDS encoding nucleotidyltransferase domain-containing protein: MFGLEKRSEEELRAILIMHGVEKAVIFGSRGRGDYKKNSDIDIAVFGDFSSTEINLIRWDIEESRIIYFVDLVHFEKVTDEKFKKSILEGKEFKIY, translated from the coding sequence ATGTTTGGACTAGAAAAAAGATCTGAGGAGGAATTGAGAGCCATCTTAATAATGCACGGGGTAGAAAAAGCCGTTATTTTTGGTTCTAGGGGAAGAGGAGACTATAAAAAAAATTCCGATATAGATATCGCCGTCTTTGGGGATTTTAGCAGTACTGAGATCAACTTAATAAGGTGGGATATAGAGGAAAGCAGGATAATCTATTTCGTGGATTTAGTTCATTTTGAAAAAGTGACCGATGAGAAGTTTAAAAAGAGTATTTTAGAGGGAAAAGAGTTTAAAATATATTAA
- a CDS encoding iron-containing alcohol dehydrogenase, which translates to MQHRFFIAPMSLMGAGCLKQAGKEIKKLNLKKAIVVTCKSILESEIITQLKDMLNENEIDYVIYDKTKARPDMSDILTGVDILKKENCDFIISFGGNSTRNCAKGMSLMLRCKDGVCKSEESLPLVAINVTSFMTGEVPIFTQKNKNKDEKILIDRSTTPVITVTDSDLLKGISNKIMGAIGIDALRHAVEAYLSDAATPMTDACAFQAIKILFSNLENIIDKDSIEDDEREQITYGNYMAGISYNNTVLGHIYSMEEKNYHEENIQQEKDRVFISETQGFSSDKIFKKMMEVAFAMGSNIKDIDEDSAMGFVMDEIKRLSDKVGIPCGMSKDERVIFGKGRL; encoded by the coding sequence ATGCAGCATAGATTTTTTATAGCACCTATGAGTCTAATGGGTGCAGGATGTTTGAAACAAGCAGGCAAGGAGATAAAAAAACTCAACTTAAAAAAGGCGATAGTTGTTACTTGCAAGTCGATATTGGAAAGTGAAATTATTACTCAGTTGAAAGATATGCTAAATGAAAATGAGATAGATTATGTAATTTATGATAAAACCAAGGCCCGTCCTGATATGAGTGATATTCTCACAGGGGTGGATATACTAAAAAAGGAAAATTGTGATTTTATAATCTCCTTTGGAGGAAACTCTACAAGAAACTGTGCCAAGGGGATGTCTCTCATGCTTCGTTGCAAGGACGGGGTATGTAAAAGTGAAGAGAGTCTGCCATTGGTAGCTATAAATGTAACCTCCTTTATGACTGGGGAGGTCCCGATATTTACTCAAAAAAATAAAAACAAAGATGAAAAAATCCTCATAGACAGAAGCACCACTCCTGTTATAACGGTGACAGATTCTGACCTTTTAAAAGGAATTTCCAATAAGATAATGGGAGCCATAGGTATAGATGCCTTAAGGCACGCAGTAGAGGCCTATCTTTCTGATGCGGCCACACCTATGACTGATGCATGTGCTTTTCAGGCCATTAAAATATTATTTTCCAATCTTGAAAATATAATCGATAAGGACAGTATAGAGGATGATGAGAGAGAGCAGATAACCTATGGAAATTATATGGCGGGGATCTCCTATAACAACACTGTTTTAGGTCATATATATTCTATGGAGGAGAAAAATTATCACGAGGAGAATATTCAGCAGGAAAAAGATAGGGTTTTTATATCTGAAACACAGGGGTTTTCCTCAGATAAAATTTTTAAAAAGATGATGGAAGTGGCCTTTGCAATGGGAAGTAATATAAAAGATATTGATGAAGACAGTGCTATGGGTTTTGTGATGGATGAGATAAAAAGACTCTCTGACAAGGTGGGTATACCCTGCGGTATGAGTAAAGACGAGAGGGTTATATTTGGTAAGGGAAGATTATAG
- a CDS encoding nucleotidyltransferase substrate binding protein, with protein sequence MAKRWDERLSDYRNALERLKEAIEESKVINSSTVRDGVIQRFEFTLELSWKLMKYFLNSEGITEAVAPRSTIRSGFSNGIIEDAKLWIDMIEDRNLTTHTYSQSVSDEIYEKIISSYYRELEVFYLNIKDKEVE encoded by the coding sequence ATGGCTAAAAGATGGGATGAAAGATTATCTGACTATAGAAATGCATTGGAACGTTTAAAAGAGGCTATAGAAGAGAGTAAAGTTATAAACTCATCTACCGTAAGGGATGGTGTCATACAAAGGTTTGAATTTACACTGGAATTATCCTGGAAATTGATGAAATATTTTTTAAATTCAGAAGGCATTACAGAAGCTGTCGCTCCCAGGAGTACTATTCGCTCAGGGTTTTCTAACGGCATAATAGAAGATGCAAAACTGTGGATAGATATGATCGAGGACAGAAATCTCACGACCCACACTTACTCCCAGTCGGTTTCAGATGAGATCTATGAAAAAATTATCAGTTCCTATTACAGAGAACTTGAAGTTTTTTATCTGAATATCAAAGATAAAGAGGTAGAATAA
- a CDS encoding DUF86 domain-containing protein, whose amino-acid sequence MEEVILVKIESIEKCIRRIEEKLSMPDFDMEDYDMQDIIVLNLQKACQQSIDLAMFLVAELSLGIPKDSVGAFSLLKEEGIINEEIFKSMKRMVGFRNVAVHQYQKIDYTIVEIVIKEHLGDFRKYTKSLIDRFIMG is encoded by the coding sequence ATGGAAGAAGTAATCTTGGTAAAGATAGAATCCATAGAAAAATGCATAAGAAGGATTGAAGAGAAGCTGTCCATGCCAGATTTTGATATGGAAGATTATGATATGCAGGATATAATTGTTTTAAACCTTCAAAAAGCCTGTCAACAGAGTATAGATCTTGCTATGTTTTTAGTAGCAGAATTGAGCCTTGGAATTCCCAAAGATAGTGTGGGAGCCTTTAGCCTCCTTAAGGAAGAGGGTATTATAAATGAAGAGATATTTAAGTCTATGAAGAGGATGGTGGGATTTAGAAATGTAGCGGTACATCAATATCAGAAAATAGACTATACCATAGTTGAAATTGTAATAAAGGAACACCTGGGAGATTTTAGAAAATATACGAAAAGTTTGATAGATAGGTTTATAATGGGTTGA
- the msrB gene encoding peptide-methionine (R)-S-oxide reductase MsrB, with protein MNHLFALLFLIFSTLAFSKDFSSFEKPKDSELKKTLTDLQYKVTQKNGTERPFDNEYWDNEREGIYVDLVSGEPLFSSKDKYKSGTGWPSFTKPLVDENVVTKRDFSLFMIRTEVRSRYGDSHLGHLFKDGPPPTGLRYCLNSASLRFIPREEMEKEGYGEFLKEFIE; from the coding sequence ATGAACCACTTATTTGCTTTATTATTTCTTATTTTTTCAACTCTTGCTTTTTCCAAGGATTTTTCATCTTTTGAGAAGCCCAAAGACTCAGAACTAAAAAAAACCCTCACCGATCTGCAGTATAAGGTTACTCAGAAAAACGGGACAGAAAGACCATTTGATAATGAATACTGGGACAACGAAAGAGAGGGGATCTATGTAGACCTCGTTTCAGGAGAACCTCTTTTTTCTTCTAAGGATAAATATAAGTCAGGCACAGGCTGGCCTAGCTTCACGAAACCTCTTGTAGATGAAAACGTAGTCACCAAGAGAGATTTTTCTCTTTTCATGATAAGAACAGAGGTTCGGAGCAGATATGGAGATTCACACCTGGGACATCTATTCAAAGATGGTCCACCGCCTACAGGTCTCCGCTATTGTCTAAACTCTGCATCACTTCGTTTTATCCCGAGAGAAGAGATGGAAAAAGAGGGGTACGGAGAATTTTTAAAAGAATTTATAGAATAA
- the galE gene encoding UDP-glucose 4-epimerase GalE, producing the protein MNILVTGGTGYIGSHTVIELLKLDHNIIIADNFSNSKPGVLNLIREISGKEFKFYQVDILDRENLEKVFINNSIDAVIHFAGLKAVGESVAMPVAYYHNNITSTLVLCDLMNKYDVKNMVFSSSATVYGMNNISPLTEDLPLSTTNPYGSTKMMIEQILQDVYISDNGWSTALLRYFNPIGAHESGKIGEDPNGIPNNLMPYITQVAVGKRDQLSIFGSDYDTHDGTGVRDYIHVVDLARGHVKAVEYIADKTGVEAINLGAGKGYSVLDVVNNFQKANEIKIPYVLTDRRPGDIATCYADAGKAEKLLGWKAEKTLEDMCRDSWRWQSKNPNGYE; encoded by the coding sequence GTGAACATATTAGTAACCGGTGGAACAGGATATATAGGTAGTCATACTGTCATAGAGCTTTTAAAGCTAGATCATAATATAATCATTGCTGATAACTTCAGCAACAGCAAGCCAGGGGTATTAAATCTTATCAGAGAGATATCTGGTAAAGAGTTTAAATTTTACCAGGTAGATATTTTAGACAGGGAGAACCTGGAGAAGGTATTCATCAATAACAGCATTGATGCAGTTATTCATTTCGCAGGTCTGAAGGCTGTGGGAGAGTCCGTAGCCATGCCTGTAGCCTACTATCATAACAATATAACCTCTACACTGGTTCTTTGTGACCTCATGAATAAGTATGATGTGAAGAATATGGTATTCAGTTCGTCTGCTACAGTATACGGGATGAATAATATCTCTCCACTGACAGAAGATCTTCCATTAAGCACTACAAATCCCTATGGAAGTACTAAGATGATGATAGAGCAAATACTTCAAGATGTCTATATCTCAGATAATGGATGGAGTACGGCACTTCTGAGATATTTCAATCCTATCGGAGCCCATGAGTCAGGGAAGATAGGAGAAGATCCCAATGGTATCCCTAACAATCTCATGCCATATATCACCCAGGTAGCTGTAGGTAAGAGAGATCAGCTCAGTATATTTGGAAGTGACTACGATACCCATGACGGTACAGGAGTGAGAGACTATATCCATGTTGTTGACCTTGCCAGGGGCCATGTGAAGGCAGTAGAATACATCGCAGATAAGACAGGCGTAGAGGCTATAAACCTAGGGGCAGGAAAAGGCTACAGCGTCTTAGATGTGGTAAATAACTTCCAGAAGGCAAATGAGATCAAGATCCCATATGTTCTGACAGATAGAAGACCCGGGGATATAGCCACCTGCTATGCCGATGCAGGCAAGGCGGAGAAATTATTGGGCTGGAAAGCAGAGAAGACTCTGGAAGATATGTGCAGGGATTCCTGGAGATGGCAGAGTAAAAATCCAAACGGCTATGAGTAG
- the accD gene encoding acetyl-CoA carboxylase, carboxyltransferase subunit beta, whose product MGIFSRSKKKYATISVDRSVKTKSKEEKVSGLWVKCPSCNEILYKSDIENNLKKCTNCDYYFVMSSRERVDLLIDRGTFVEYDRDMVSVDPLGFPGYAERYVQTQEKVGMKDGLLSGTGKMNGIGVSIAVMEFNFLGGSMGSVVGEKITRAIERGIEENLPVIVVSTSGGARMHEGILSLMQMAKTSAALERLRGKGLPFISIPVNPTTGGVTASFAMLGDVNISEPDALIGFAGPRVIEQTIKQKLPEGFQKSEFLLKYGMLDVVAKREELKDTVAKILGNLL is encoded by the coding sequence TTGGGAATTTTTTCAAGAAGTAAAAAGAAGTATGCAACCATAAGTGTAGATAGAAGTGTAAAAACAAAATCAAAAGAGGAAAAGGTATCGGGGCTGTGGGTGAAATGTCCCAGCTGCAATGAGATTCTTTATAAGAGTGATATTGAGAACAACCTAAAAAAATGCACCAACTGTGATTATTATTTTGTTATGAGTTCTAGGGAGAGGGTGGACCTTCTCATAGACAGGGGAACCTTTGTAGAGTATGACAGAGATATGGTGTCTGTAGATCCCCTGGGATTTCCAGGATATGCAGAGAGATATGTCCAGACCCAGGAAAAGGTCGGGATGAAAGACGGACTCTTGTCTGGGACTGGAAAGATGAATGGTATAGGGGTGAGTATCGCTGTGATGGAATTTAACTTTCTAGGAGGAAGTATGGGTTCTGTTGTGGGAGAAAAGATAACCAGAGCTATCGAAAGAGGTATAGAGGAAAACCTCCCTGTAATAGTGGTATCAACCTCTGGGGGTGCCAGAATGCACGAGGGGATCCTGTCTCTTATGCAGATGGCCAAGACGTCGGCGGCACTGGAAAGGCTCAGGGGAAAGGGGCTTCCATTTATATCAATACCTGTAAATCCCACCACTGGAGGGGTTACAGCTTCATTTGCAATGCTTGGAGATGTCAATATCAGTGAACCTGATGCCCTTATTGGATTTGCCGGACCTAGAGTTATCGAGCAGACCATAAAACAGAAGCTCCCTGAAGGGTTTCAGAAGAGTGAATTCCTTTTAAAGTACGGAATGCTGGATGTTGTGGCAAAAAGAGAGGAATTAAAAGACACAGTAGCAAAAATCCTCGGAAATCTTTTATAA
- a CDS encoding GxxExxY protein: protein MTKYLYEDLTEKIIKCFYKVYDELGFGFLESVYEAALVIELQEMGLKIERQKELEVFYKGISIGKYRSDIIVENKIIIELKSTSNLSKIHEVQLVNYLKATNIEIGLLVNFGEKLTFKRKIFRNK from the coding sequence ATGACTAAATATTTATATGAGGATCTGACTGAAAAAATAATAAAATGTTTTTATAAGGTTTATGATGAATTAGGTTTTGGATTTTTAGAAAGTGTTTATGAGGCTGCTTTAGTTATAGAGTTGCAAGAGATGGGATTAAAAATTGAAAGACAGAAAGAGTTAGAGGTTTTCTATAAAGGAATTTCTATAGGAAAATACAGAAGTGATATTATTGTTGAAAATAAAATTATTATAGAGTTAAAATCAACGAGTAACTTATCCAAAATTCATGAAGTACAGCTGGTTAACTATTTAAAGGCAACTAATATAGAAATTGGCCTATTGGTAAATTTTGGAGAAAAATTAACTTTCAAAAGAAAAATATTTAGAAATAAATAA
- a CDS encoding SEC-C metal-binding domain-containing protein: MFFLKLDYEKNEEYKKLESYVKTFVKDEEMAEGLCEDIQLSCEDNFSMESIAFEFERRDIEFESESQVKRLIPLVIDLANSTRIWENNGYTPNEMSSMEKEMRKPLKKGENKVGRNSPCPCGSGLKYKKCCGK; encoded by the coding sequence TTGTTTTTCCTGAAGCTTGATTATGAAAAAAATGAAGAATATAAAAAACTTGAATCATATGTGAAGACTTTTGTAAAAGATGAGGAGATGGCTGAAGGGCTATGTGAGGATATACAGCTGTCCTGCGAGGATAATTTTTCTATGGAAAGTATTGCATTTGAATTTGAAAGACGTGATATTGAATTTGAAAGTGAATCTCAGGTAAAAAGATTGATTCCCCTTGTTATAGACCTTGCCAACAGTACCAGAATCTGGGAGAACAATGGTTACACTCCCAATGAGATGAGCAGTATGGAAAAGGAAATGAGGAAACCTTTAAAAAAAGGAGAAAATAAAGTAGGAAGAAATAGTCCATGCCCCTGTGGAAGCGGATTGAAATACAAGAAATGCTGCGGAAAATGA
- a CDS encoding SEC-C metal-binding domain-containing protein — protein MEKDNIIDYIRAAVKLYGIISPEKLAEIYNLYNEAEISVEDFDEFKETEGEIFEYFKGAFVHEVIAMYDEYEDLIMKKMGKAYYIPEKEIFLQYADDDYMEKNEEYRKLKSYIKTFVKDEEMAEGLCEDIQLSCEDNFSMESVAFEFERRDIEFESESQVKRLIPLVIDLANSTRIWENNGYTPNEMSSMEKEMRKPLKKGENKVGRNSPCPCGSGLKYKKCCGK, from the coding sequence ATGGAAAAAGATAATATTATAGACTATATAAGGGCAGCGGTAAAGCTTTACGGAATTATTTCTCCTGAAAAATTAGCTGAGATATATAACTTGTACAATGAAGCAGAAATTTCTGTTGAAGATTTTGATGAGTTCAAGGAGACAGAGGGAGAGATATTTGAATATTTTAAGGGAGCCTTTGTCCATGAGGTAATTGCCATGTACGATGAATATGAAGACTTGATTATGAAAAAAATGGGAAAAGCCTATTACATCCCAGAAAAAGAGATATTCTTGCAATATGCTGATGATGACTATATGGAAAAAAATGAAGAGTATAGAAAACTTAAATCATATATAAAGACCTTTGTAAAAGATGAGGAGATGGCTGAAGGGCTATGTGAGGATATACAGCTTTCCTGCGAGGATAATTTTTCTATGGAGAGTGTTGCATTTGAATTTGAAAGACGTGATATTGAATTTGAAAGTGAATCCCAGGTAAAAAGATTGATTCCCCTTGTTATAGACCTTGCCAACAGTACCAGAATCTGGGAAAATAATGGTTACACTCCCAATGAGATGAGCAGTATGGAAAAGGAGATGAGGAAACCTTTAAAAAAAGGAGAAAATAAAGTAGGAAGAAATAGTCCCTGTCCTTGTGGAAGTGGATTGAAATACAAGAAATGCTGCGGGAAATGA
- a CDS encoding nucleotidyltransferase domain-containing protein gives MSIEEKIVDYFLDKKPKLIYLFGSYAKNINRDESDVDIAVLLETSMEPREKFKYKMELVDLLGKEVDLIDLSDANIILKHQIVTTGKNLFCRTKLEKDEFKYRVISCYYQYREDVDIVKKSIKKRGHVWKK, from the coding sequence ATGAGCATAGAAGAAAAAATAGTTGATTATTTTTTAGATAAAAAACCTAAATTAATATATCTCTTTGGTTCCTATGCAAAAAATATCAATAGAGATGAAAGTGATGTAGATATAGCTGTTTTATTAGAAACTTCTATGGAACCCAGGGAAAAATTTAAATATAAGATGGAATTAGTAGATCTACTGGGAAAAGAAGTAGATTTAATAGATCTATCTGATGCAAATATTATTTTGAAACACCAGATTGTAACTACGGGAAAGAATTTATTCTGTAGAACCAAGTTAGAAAAAGATGAATTTAAATACAGGGTTATTTCCTGTTATTATCAATATAGAGAAGACGTAGATATAGTAAAAAAAAGTATAAAAAAAAGGGGACATGTATGGAAGAAGTAA